Proteins found in one Limnochordia bacterium genomic segment:
- a CDS encoding cell division protein FtsL has product MEATVREIIEDMEARPTQKPRHRRKLSPYVCIGLMFILVTGILLGYVAQKWTIISLGYEVEHRQAKLNELQMENQYLRLQKAAARSPKRIEQLAKERMGMVEPLKPEHIVVELPTKPQSSGQVEPVVESSGLLATISSFLGQLISGDQPVQAGKIGQ; this is encoded by the coding sequence ATGGAAGCTACCGTACGCGAAATAATTGAAGATATGGAAGCACGGCCTACTCAAAAACCGCGTCACCGCCGCAAATTGAGCCCATATGTCTGTATCGGGCTGATGTTCATATTGGTGACAGGCATTCTATTAGGCTATGTGGCTCAGAAGTGGACAATCATTTCCCTAGGTTATGAAGTGGAGCATAGGCAGGCAAAGCTGAATGAGCTCCAGATGGAGAACCAGTACCTGCGTCTGCAAAAAGCCGCAGCCCGTTCTCCAAAACGCATAGAACAGTTGGCTAAAGAGCGTATGGGAATGGTTGAGCCGCTCAAACCGGAGCATATCGTGGTTGAGCTACCTACAAAGCCTCAATCCTCTGGACAAGTAGAGCCTGTCGTCGAGTCCAGTGGACTGCTAGCCACCATTTCCAGTTTCCTCGGCCAGCTCATTAGCGGAGATCAACCTGTTCAGGCTGGGAAGATTGGTCAGTAA
- a CDS encoding penicillin-binding transpeptidase domain-containing protein, giving the protein MRQENYLRRIAWLFILFTVGLFVISLRLLYLQVIMRAEFHSEAALQRTHTVNVSALRGAIYDAKGLPLAVSVKSTGVYAWSSEIEDKEAFAELLAHYIDLDAGTIVERLKRHNGAVWLQYYLTPQQKTALQELGLPGLYFSETYQRSYPNGTMAAHILGIVGVDNQGLEGLEWYYDRELRGSAGMVQVEKDTGSRVIPDGLMRYVAPRNGFDLVLTIDAILQHIAEKELRQAVLDSQSRAGTIIISEPSTGKILAAAVYPEFDPNYFNQTSQAARRNPVFTAQYEPGSTFKVFTMAIALEEGLVALDSPFIDPGYARIGGITVRCHKSGGHGSITAADALVQSCNPVFALLGSEYIGGTLMYRYLSAFGFGSKSGIDFPGEITGTLPRAGTIAGEAARWATIGFGQGVAVTPIQLINAVNVIANGGTLYRPYLVSELRHPDGKESKTFTPQVIRQVISEETAASVANLMMEVVDRGTGHNGAVAGYAIAGKTGTAEVAVSGGYGQERIASFVGFGPVEDPRISVLVILDEPQTSSKYGSVLAAPVFQRVMSQALKYLQVNTRKSELASLEIPLYSLDREKRDLKEITGVPNVIGRSMRDGAIILSEAGFRVEIRGTGVIYQQEPIEGTVIPTGEVVTIYCSVVE; this is encoded by the coding sequence GTGCGGCAAGAGAACTACCTGCGAAGGATTGCGTGGCTCTTCATTCTTTTTACCGTGGGTCTTTTTGTGATCAGTCTGCGGCTTTTGTATCTGCAGGTGATTATGAGAGCCGAATTCCATTCTGAGGCTGCGCTGCAAAGGACCCATACTGTGAATGTGTCAGCCCTTAGGGGAGCAATCTATGATGCGAAGGGTCTGCCGTTGGCGGTTAGCGTTAAAAGTACCGGTGTATATGCCTGGAGTAGTGAGATCGAGGATAAGGAAGCCTTTGCTGAGCTTCTCGCCCATTATATAGATCTGGATGCCGGGACTATTGTGGAACGCTTAAAGAGACACAATGGAGCGGTTTGGCTTCAGTACTACTTAACTCCCCAACAGAAGACCGCCCTACAAGAGCTTGGTTTGCCTGGTCTTTACTTCTCCGAGACTTATCAGAGGTCTTATCCCAATGGTACTATGGCGGCCCATATTCTGGGAATCGTTGGTGTGGACAATCAAGGTCTTGAAGGGTTGGAATGGTATTATGATCGAGAACTACGGGGAAGTGCCGGGATGGTCCAGGTGGAGAAGGATACAGGTAGCAGGGTCATACCCGATGGTCTGATGAGGTACGTGGCACCCCGTAATGGGTTTGACTTAGTTCTTACTATTGATGCTATCTTGCAGCACATTGCCGAGAAAGAGTTGCGCCAGGCGGTTTTGGATTCCCAAAGTCGTGCTGGCACGATTATCATAAGTGAGCCTAGTACGGGAAAGATTCTGGCGGCTGCGGTGTACCCCGAGTTTGATCCAAACTATTTTAACCAAACTTCCCAAGCAGCCAGACGTAATCCTGTGTTTACTGCTCAGTATGAACCGGGTTCTACGTTTAAGGTCTTTACTATGGCCATTGCCCTTGAAGAGGGGTTAGTTGCATTAGATAGTCCCTTCATCGATCCAGGCTATGCCCGCATCGGCGGTATCACAGTACGATGTCATAAATCCGGGGGACATGGGTCTATTACCGCAGCAGATGCGTTGGTCCAGTCCTGCAATCCAGTGTTCGCATTGCTTGGCAGTGAGTACATCGGTGGCACCCTAATGTATCGATACCTTTCGGCGTTCGGGTTTGGTTCCAAGAGCGGTATTGATTTTCCCGGAGAGATCACCGGGACACTGCCCCGGGCTGGAACAATCGCCGGTGAAGCCGCCCGGTGGGCTACGATTGGTTTCGGACAGGGGGTGGCGGTGACCCCTATCCAGCTGATTAATGCCGTTAATGTCATTGCCAATGGCGGTACACTTTATCGGCCTTACTTGGTATCTGAACTGCGACATCCCGATGGGAAGGAAAGTAAGACGTTCACTCCCCAGGTGATCCGCCAGGTAATATCCGAGGAAACCGCGGCTTCGGTGGCCAACTTAATGATGGAAGTTGTAGATCGGGGAACCGGGCATAACGGTGCCGTTGCTGGCTATGCAATTGCTGGTAAGACGGGAACTGCAGAAGTAGCCGTCTCGGGAGGATACGGTCAGGAACGGATTGCCTCCTTCGTCGGGTTTGGGCCGGTGGAAGACCCTCGAATTTCAGTTCTGGTGATTCTCGATGAACCACAGACTTCGAGCAAATACGGTAGTGTTCTTGCCGCCCCGGTGTTTCAACGGGTGATGTCCCAGGCCCTAAAATACCTACAAGTAAATACCCGCAAATCCGAATTGGCTTCACTGGAAATCCCCCTCTATTCTTTAGATCGGGAAAAACGAGATCTAAAAGAGATTACCGGGGTACCCAATGTAATTGGGCGGAGTATGCGCGATGGAGCGATTATCCTCTCCGAGGCTGGATTCCGTGTGGAAATCCGAGGAACAGGGGTAATCTACCAGCAGGAACCTATCGAGGGAACAGTCATTCCCACAGGGGAAGTAGTGACGATTTACTGTTCTGTGGTAGAATAA